In Natranaerovirga hydrolytica, a single window of DNA contains:
- a CDS encoding ABC transporter permease, protein MFIKKFNKGIVYFLKMKWISIWKSNPPGMVLLLLSSAIALVMAIPILYVVYRSFFAGTDKWRRLIDGSIPGLLWNTISLTVIVMIFSVIIGVLLAWLIVRTDIPFKRTLKWLLALPLLVPPYVGAVTYIIFFGRSGWLQAAWTNNSFLSTLIGDYPVDIYSFWGVSFVLIMFTYPYVYLIVSASLKKMNRNYEEAAQSLGMNRFQIFRKVILPSLRPSIGAGAILVSLYVLSDFGAIAMMRYVTFTAAIYFQRTSFDTESAAVLSLVLIALTLIILWIESRSKKSNKYYQNSNSYRRPMVLKLGKWKWPATVFAIFIFTVSVVLPIMVLIYWSIIGIGMGAVNSRFFAYAFNSLRVATVVSVLCMLASMPVVYLKMRYPSVITRVIDRLSYAGYALPGVIVALGFVFVFNNFIPALYGTFYIVAIALIVRFLPQAMQSGESALSMLSPKIDEAARSLGYPPWKVMFKVVLPNMLPGVLAGGALVFVSSIKELPATLLLRPPGFDTLAIRIYVEASEAIYHLAAPAALLIIMVSIIPLKFMLDKY, encoded by the coding sequence ATGTTCATCAAGAAATTTAATAAAGGTATCGTTTATTTTTTGAAAATGAAATGGATTAGTATTTGGAAAAGCAACCCGCCAGGTATGGTTTTATTACTCTTATCAAGTGCAATAGCCTTAGTAATGGCAATACCTATACTTTATGTTGTATACAGATCTTTCTTTGCTGGAACAGATAAGTGGAGGCGTTTAATAGATGGAAGTATTCCAGGGTTGCTTTGGAATACAATTTCTTTAACGGTCATAGTAATGATTTTTTCAGTAATCATTGGTGTTTTATTGGCTTGGCTAATAGTGCGAACAGACATTCCTTTTAAGAGGACTTTAAAGTGGTTATTAGCATTGCCATTATTGGTTCCGCCGTATGTGGGTGCAGTTACTTATATCATATTTTTTGGCAGAAGTGGGTGGTTACAAGCAGCTTGGACCAATAATTCTTTTTTGAGTACTTTAATTGGAGACTATCCAGTTGATATTTATTCTTTTTGGGGTGTATCCTTTGTATTAATAATGTTTACATATCCATATGTTTATTTAATTGTAAGTGCGTCATTAAAAAAAATGAATCGAAACTATGAAGAGGCTGCTCAATCGTTAGGAATGAACCGGTTTCAAATATTTAGGAAAGTCATTCTACCTTCTTTGCGTCCTTCTATAGGAGCTGGAGCAATCTTGGTATCTTTATATGTATTGTCAGATTTTGGAGCCATTGCAATGATGAGGTATGTTACGTTTACAGCGGCTATTTATTTTCAAAGGACAAGTTTTGACACTGAATCCGCTGCGGTTTTAAGTTTAGTGCTTATAGCTTTAACATTAATTATTTTATGGATAGAATCTAGAAGTAAAAAAAGTAATAAGTATTATCAAAATTCTAATTCATATCGACGGCCAATGGTATTAAAATTAGGCAAATGGAAATGGCCTGCAACGGTTTTTGCGATTTTTATATTTACAGTATCAGTTGTTTTGCCAATTATGGTTCTAATCTATTGGTCCATTATAGGCATTGGAATGGGTGCAGTTAACAGTAGATTTTTTGCCTATGCATTTAATAGTTTAAGAGTGGCAACAGTGGTTTCTGTTTTATGTATGTTAGCTTCTATGCCTGTTGTATATTTGAAGATGAGATATCCATCTGTTATTACAAGAGTGATAGACAGATTAAGCTATGCAGGTTATGCATTACCAGGTGTGATTGTGGCGTTAGGTTTTGTTTTCGTTTTTAATAATTTTATCCCTGCTTTATATGGTACGTTTTATATTGTGGCAATTGCATTAATTGTTCGATTCTTGCCTCAAGCGATGCAATCAGGAGAATCTGCATTAAGTATGTTGTCTCCTAAGATAGATGAGGCGGCAAGGAGTCTGGGATATCCGCCATGGAAAGTTATGTTTAAAGTCGTTCTTCCCAATATGCTACCAGGTGTCTTAGCGGGAGGCGCGTTGGTTTTTGTAAGTTCTATAAAAGAGTTGCCAGCGACATTGTTGTTAAGACCTCCAGGGTTTGATACGTTAGCTATTAGAATATATGTAGAAGCTTCAGAAGCTATTTATCACCTTGCTGCACCAGCTGCATTATTAATTATTATGGTATCAATTATACCACTAAAATTTATGTTGGATAAATATTAA
- a CDS encoding ABC transporter ATP-binding protein, producing MMYDIELKSVSKTYIGSDEAAVNNINLTVEKGSIVTLLGPSGSGKSTTLRLIAGFERANSGQITLAGKVVSDQSKWIPPEKRGIGMVFQDYALFPHLNVFDNIGFGYKEKDRKQRIMEVIELVNLKGYEKRYPNELSGGQQQRVALARALTRRPVVVLLDEPFSNLDTDLKNQMRIEVKRIIKEAEATAVFVSHDQKDALSISDKIVVMDEGTIQQIGTPRQIYQYPKNRFVANFVGQSNLLKGRVDTEDNTVETRIGIINCNTIDGGFDNKEEVLVSIRPDSFIMDHKGKLKGNIKELSYTGEAIEVVLEVQTPNNKKHNLLIRVSPDKVIHIGEEIKFNIIPNFVSVIKKE from the coding sequence ATGATGTATGATATAGAATTGAAATCCGTATCAAAAACGTATATAGGTTCAGATGAAGCAGCGGTTAACAATATTAATTTAACAGTAGAAAAAGGTTCTATAGTAACATTGTTAGGTCCTAGTGGTTCGGGAAAATCGACTACTTTAAGGTTGATAGCTGGATTTGAAAGAGCTAATAGTGGACAAATCACTTTAGCTGGAAAAGTAGTGAGTGATCAGAGCAAATGGATACCACCCGAAAAAAGAGGTATTGGAATGGTTTTTCAAGACTATGCCCTTTTTCCACATTTGAATGTATTTGATAATATTGGATTTGGTTATAAAGAAAAAGATAGAAAACAAAGAATAATGGAAGTTATTGAATTGGTTAACTTAAAAGGGTATGAAAAACGTTATCCAAATGAATTATCTGGTGGTCAACAACAAAGGGTTGCTCTTGCAAGAGCACTGACCCGTAGGCCTGTTGTTGTGCTATTAGATGAGCCATTTAGTAATTTAGATACAGATTTAAAAAACCAAATGCGCATTGAAGTGAAGCGAATTATTAAAGAAGCAGAAGCAACAGCTGTGTTTGTCTCTCATGATCAAAAAGATGCCTTATCTATTTCGGATAAAATTGTAGTGATGGATGAAGGAACCATACAACAAATAGGTACCCCAAGACAAATTTATCAATATCCTAAAAATAGGTTTGTAGCAAATTTTGTAGGGCAATCCAATTTATTAAAAGGAAGGGTCGATACAGAGGATAATACGGTTGAAACGCGAATAGGCATAATAAATTGCAACACAATTGACGGAGGCTTTGATAATAAAGAAGAAGTTCTGGTATCTATTAGACCAGATAGTTTTATAATGGATCATAAGGGTAAACTGAAGGGCAATATTAAAGAATTAAGTTATACAGGAGAAGCAATAGAAGTTGTATTAGAAGTACAAACCCCAAATAATAAAAAGCATAACTTACTGATTAGGGTAAGCCCAGATAAAGTGATTCATATAGGAGAAGAAATAAAGTTTAATATTATACCAAACTTTGTATCAGTGATTAAAAAAGAATAA
- a CDS encoding diacylglycerol/lipid kinase family protein — protein sequence MEKKAMLIFNPKAGKMQAKNNLFTLIDLFTKNNYEITTFPTQYSRHAVTIVKEKASHFDIIICCGGDGTLNEVVSGLMQQPSKVLLGYIPTGTTNDLATSLNISKDIYEAANDIINGKAYLYDIGSLNDKFFTYIAAFGAFTKVPYTTPQKFKNAVGRLSYFLEGVKHLTEIKSYHLKIECDDQVIEDDFVFGSITNSTSIAGFLKLNSDDVILNDGLFEVLLIKSSNNPIDLTNIVMGLLKQNYDKKKVLFFRTGNIKITSLVEIPWCLDGENSGEKKQVQITNITKSITFMLNK from the coding sequence TTGGAAAAAAAGGCTATGTTAATCTTCAACCCAAAAGCTGGGAAAATGCAAGCAAAGAATAATTTATTTACTTTAATTGACCTATTTACAAAAAACAATTATGAAATCACAACATTTCCAACCCAATACAGTCGCCATGCTGTAACCATCGTAAAAGAAAAAGCCTCTCATTTTGATATCATTATCTGTTGTGGAGGAGATGGTACTTTAAATGAAGTGGTTAGCGGACTTATGCAACAACCCTCTAAGGTTTTATTAGGATATATTCCTACGGGTACAACAAATGATTTAGCAACCAGTCTTAATATCTCTAAAGATATATATGAAGCCGCCAATGATATTATTAATGGTAAGGCTTATCTATATGATATTGGTTCACTTAATGATAAGTTTTTTACATATATAGCCGCTTTTGGTGCTTTTACAAAAGTACCTTATACAACACCGCAGAAATTTAAGAACGCTGTTGGTCGATTATCTTATTTTTTAGAAGGGGTTAAGCATTTAACAGAAATTAAGTCTTATCACCTAAAAATTGAATGCGATGACCAAGTGATTGAAGATGACTTTGTATTTGGCTCTATTACCAACTCAACGTCTATTGCTGGATTTTTGAAATTAAATTCTGATGATGTTATTTTAAATGATGGCTTATTTGAGGTTTTACTCATAAAATCTTCAAATAATCCTATAGATCTTACAAATATAGTTATGGGGTTGCTTAAACAAAATTATGACAAAAAGAAAGTTTTGTTTTTTAGAACAGGTAACATTAAAATTACATCTTTGGTAGAAATTCCTTGGTGCCTAGATGGAGAAAATAGTGGTGAAAAAAAGCAAGTACAAATCACTAATATAACAAAGTCTATCACATTTATGCTCAATAAATAA
- a CDS encoding MerR family transcriptional regulator: MRKFLTIGELATLCELTTSKIRFYEKKGLLNPHLIDDNGYRLYSYRELDILEIIISFRKLNLSIAEIKDILNQKSDYDFLEILDRIEQQIDNEMLRLKRSLNSVNKLRKSYMDFQTNAEKMMYFPKRTLYIVDNDINIGKTEKEVHDLVQKYNLNYSGNNYLIFTIITGSMNISCLSVYRDDKKLSDFSTYTLEEGYYFCMNINISNFSELEEIQNLVLQKCTDAGYEPIGEFVIVEDFTTYSFSKTKIHLTVQMRVNINKS; encoded by the coding sequence TTGAGAAAATTTTTAACAATAGGCGAGCTGGCTACCCTTTGTGAGCTAACTACTTCAAAAATACGCTTTTATGAAAAAAAAGGATTGCTAAACCCTCATCTAATTGATGACAATGGATATAGGCTTTACTCCTATAGAGAACTTGACATCCTTGAAATTATTATTTCTTTTAGAAAACTTAATCTTTCTATAGCTGAAATTAAAGACATTCTAAACCAAAAAAGTGACTATGATTTTCTTGAGATATTAGACAGAATTGAACAACAAATTGATAATGAAATGTTACGGCTAAAAAGAAGCTTAAATTCCGTCAATAAATTAAGAAAAAGTTATATGGATTTTCAAACCAACGCTGAAAAAATGATGTATTTCCCAAAACGTACGCTTTATATTGTTGACAATGATATAAATATAGGTAAGACTGAAAAAGAAGTACACGATTTAGTGCAAAAATATAATTTAAACTATTCTGGTAATAATTATTTAATTTTTACAATTATCACTGGTTCTATGAATATAAGCTGTCTCTCTGTTTACAGAGACGATAAAAAGTTATCTGATTTTTCTACTTATACACTAGAAGAAGGCTACTATTTCTGTATGAATATTAATATTAGTAACTTTAGTGAACTAGAGGAAATCCAAAACCTTGTGCTTCAAAAATGTACAGATGCTGGATATGAACCTATAGGTGAATTTGTTATAGTAGAAGATTTTACTACTTATTCTTTTTCAAAGACAAAAATCCATTTGACTGTGCAAATGAGAGTTAACATTAATAAAAGTTAA
- a CDS encoding MATE family efflux transporter gives MKENRSLDLGKTNINKIFWRYVIPSILMMIVQGTAAFIDSLFVGRYVGADGLAAITLVMPLLMLLIGFGIMIAVGGTTLAGIEKGAENFKRSNNLFNVTTSLLLVTGLIGAIVIYTMIPVMAKFTGAQGAVLTHTIKYSTYMSCFAPFFLLNFAFAFFLKLDGKPVTVVLIMLSGTLTNILLDYLLILKFGLGIKGAAIATGLSQAIPFAIFLGFVVFKSSWKIKKPKFYLNEVGRIFFNGLSEFLSNIALAITGVLFNYIIMAKSGSDGVAAYAVAMQIAGIATYIGYGIAEGSQVAVSYNFGAENYTRVKNIRNLSLKVSFILGVLTAITLFLFGNQLAGIFVSESEVAYMAMDILGYYAVSFLFLGININVGTYFTAINDPVRSTIITVYRSLVATVLGLLLLPLIFGDQGIWLTIIFIEVSTFIIAFFMLKRNPLGKAISSQSPAV, from the coding sequence TTGAAAGAAAATAGATCTTTAGATTTAGGAAAAACAAATATTAATAAAATATTTTGGAGGTATGTCATACCATCTATACTGATGATGATTGTTCAAGGTACAGCTGCTTTTATTGATTCTCTCTTTGTAGGACGATATGTGGGAGCAGACGGATTGGCAGCAATAACATTAGTGATGCCGTTGCTGATGTTGTTAATAGGTTTTGGGATAATGATTGCTGTTGGAGGAACAACGCTTGCAGGAATTGAAAAAGGTGCAGAAAACTTCAAAAGAAGCAATAATCTATTTAATGTAACAACAAGCTTGCTGTTAGTTACAGGATTAATTGGAGCGATCGTTATTTATACAATGATTCCTGTGATGGCTAAGTTCACAGGTGCCCAAGGAGCTGTTCTAACTCACACTATAAAATATAGCACTTATATGAGTTGTTTTGCTCCTTTCTTTCTTTTGAATTTTGCTTTTGCTTTTTTCCTTAAGCTTGATGGAAAACCAGTTACAGTAGTTCTTATTATGCTAAGTGGTACATTAACAAACATATTGCTAGATTATCTGCTGATTCTAAAATTTGGTTTGGGTATTAAAGGAGCTGCCATAGCGACAGGTCTATCACAGGCCATACCTTTTGCTATTTTTCTTGGTTTTGTAGTTTTTAAATCTAGTTGGAAAATAAAAAAACCAAAATTTTATCTAAATGAAGTAGGACGCATTTTTTTTAATGGTTTGTCTGAGTTTTTAAGCAATATTGCTTTAGCCATAACTGGAGTATTGTTTAATTACATCATTATGGCAAAGAGTGGTAGCGATGGTGTTGCAGCATATGCCGTTGCTATGCAAATTGCTGGAATTGCAACTTATATAGGTTATGGCATCGCAGAGGGTAGTCAAGTAGCGGTTAGTTATAACTTTGGGGCGGAAAATTACACAAGGGTAAAGAATATAAGAAACTTGTCATTAAAGGTAAGCTTTATTTTAGGCGTCCTGACTGCTATAACTTTGTTTTTATTTGGAAACCAGTTAGCGGGGATATTTGTAAGTGAAAGTGAAGTCGCTTACATGGCTATGGATATCTTAGGATATTATGCAGTGTCTTTTCTTTTCCTTGGCATCAATATTAATGTGGGGACTTATTTCACTGCGATTAATGATCCTGTGCGATCTACAATTATTACGGTATACAGAAGTTTAGTTGCTACTGTTTTAGGATTGCTATTGCTTCCTCTAATTTTTGGGGACCAAGGCATATGGTTGACAATTATATTTATTGAGGTGAGCACGTTTATTATTGCATTCTTTATGTTAAAAAGAAATCCTTTGGGTAAGGCTATTTCAAGCCAAAGTCCAGCTGTTTAA
- a CDS encoding TolC family protein — protein MKKIVTVALVALVLINTIFTPILHLQADESKYDREVYDVILNLETVKRMAVDSSNQSKEVEINFKRLEEGLKMAESGYKDAKDLEKNIGNIEDLIWTELRNTTREKVAKERELRDLLRGNVYFDIDLDTDLEMGEDIEYIEYILENLDIQGQAEELIFLLIELMALTQQEQLVGLLHSVVYELEIDEMFDGMSYEALQAINDLEHQKETAYLTWEKSGKALLEFQAEALYVSALSLQKSIEIQKNALDLTELMIKEQKIRLEQDMVTPIMVDMLELEKEQLELEILKLENSLESLKAELLKTVGLPLDRKVYLADIEIGYRKEADFEASLSNALNQGLEIEMQKRDIEFIKEQKEEAVSKGHISRNSSEYRMYELDIDEAYLTLDALKDSTRIAVKQSVNAFDENLRQLEIAKKGLALQEEALRGAKLQEELGMNTPLDVFEATINKAETEMMIQLAQYQMYLVEKELSLVENGFILQTGMANLQAN, from the coding sequence ATGAAAAAAATTGTTACTGTTGCATTAGTAGCATTGGTTTTAATAAATACAATATTTACCCCAATTCTTCACTTACAGGCTGATGAAAGTAAGTACGACAGAGAAGTTTATGATGTGATTCTTAATTTAGAAACAGTAAAAAGAATGGCAGTAGATTCCTCTAACCAAAGTAAAGAAGTAGAGATTAACTTTAAAAGACTTGAAGAAGGGTTAAAAATGGCAGAAAGCGGCTATAAAGATGCCAAAGATTTAGAGAAGAATATTGGCAACATAGAAGATTTAATATGGACTGAGTTAAGAAATACCACAAGAGAAAAAGTCGCAAAAGAAAGAGAGTTACGAGATTTATTAAGAGGTAATGTTTATTTTGATATTGACTTGGATACGGACCTAGAAATGGGTGAAGATATTGAATACATAGAGTACATATTAGAAAACTTAGATATTCAAGGCCAGGCAGAAGAACTGATTTTTTTACTGATTGAACTGATGGCACTAACTCAACAAGAACAACTTGTTGGATTATTGCATAGTGTGGTATACGAATTAGAAATTGATGAGATGTTTGATGGTATGTCTTATGAAGCGTTACAAGCAATTAATGATTTAGAGCACCAAAAAGAAACAGCCTATCTGACTTGGGAAAAAAGTGGCAAAGCATTATTAGAATTTCAAGCAGAAGCTTTATATGTTAGTGCCTTATCTCTGCAAAAAAGCATAGAAATTCAAAAAAATGCTTTAGATCTAACAGAGTTAATGATAAAAGAGCAAAAAATAAGATTAGAACAAGATATGGTCACGCCTATTATGGTCGATATGTTAGAACTTGAAAAAGAACAACTGGAACTAGAAATATTGAAATTAGAAAATTCTCTTGAAAGTCTTAAAGCAGAATTACTCAAAACAGTTGGTTTGCCTTTAGATAGAAAGGTTTACTTAGCAGACATAGAGATTGGGTATAGAAAAGAAGCGGATTTTGAAGCATCTTTATCAAATGCTTTAAATCAAGGACTTGAAATAGAAATGCAAAAAAGAGATATAGAATTTATAAAAGAACAAAAAGAAGAAGCTGTTTCTAAAGGACATATTAGTAGAAATTCAAGTGAGTACAGAATGTACGAATTAGATATAGATGAAGCTTACTTAACATTAGATGCCTTAAAAGATAGTACTAGGATTGCAGTGAAACAATCCGTTAACGCTTTTGATGAGAATTTGAGACAATTAGAAATAGCTAAAAAAGGTTTGGCGCTACAAGAAGAAGCCCTAAGAGGTGCAAAATTACAAGAGGAATTAGGTATGAATACACCACTAGATGTATTTGAAGCAACAATAAACAAAGCAGAAACAGAAATGATGATACAATTGGCTCAATATCAAATGTATTTGGTAGAAAAAGAGTTGAGTTTAGTGGAAAATGGATTTATTTTACAAACTGGAATGGCGAATTTGCAAGCTAATTAA
- a CDS encoding efflux RND transporter periplasmic adaptor subunit has translation MNKNKEKKWYKSMIFKLSTLVVVIGIVGVFYLNSLQGEEQEVITENNAKPLVEVMEMGRRDLHKKTNLIGHVQSGDTRAVMPQISGEVLEVYVQEGDFVQKGDVLLKIDDTDYKLQSDEARIGLNAARIQLEEARSGASNAQLIEADTSVEQAKKAVEQLEKEYDRITRLYEENFVSIQEYEQVKMQYDNAREQLRLAKAYQETTEEGATEHQIAALESQIDRASLGVELANQMVERTVVRAPIDGQIVSVEAKAGDLIGTTGYAFIIMNEDNMQVSATVPESYINNIYTGQDVVVNVPAAKSTHYDGVINTVGKMPPEGSRAYPIEISLENEDELLRMGMYSSIEMIVESALDTLYVPRKALIMDNEAYYVFVVNEENTVERVKVKTGLSENGYVAITEGLNEGQQVVIEGTNVIEVGDEVKISTPNQESAKARDLDANEVGVVR, from the coding sequence ATGAATAAAAATAAAGAAAAAAAATGGTATAAAAGTATGATTTTTAAACTAAGTACTTTAGTTGTTGTGATAGGTATTGTAGGGGTTTTTTATCTCAATTCTCTACAAGGAGAAGAACAAGAGGTTATAACAGAAAATAACGCCAAGCCTTTAGTGGAAGTTATGGAGATGGGAAGAAGAGATCTTCATAAAAAAACCAATTTAATAGGTCATGTTCAGTCAGGCGATACAAGAGCAGTTATGCCACAAATCTCAGGAGAAGTTTTAGAAGTATATGTTCAAGAAGGAGACTTTGTTCAAAAAGGAGATGTATTGTTAAAAATAGACGATACAGATTATAAGTTACAATCAGATGAAGCGAGGATTGGGTTGAATGCAGCAAGAATCCAATTAGAAGAAGCAAGAAGTGGCGCCAGCAATGCTCAATTGATTGAAGCAGATACCAGCGTTGAACAAGCAAAAAAAGCTGTGGAACAACTTGAAAAAGAATATGACAGAATCACAAGATTATATGAGGAAAACTTTGTATCTATACAAGAATATGAACAAGTAAAAATGCAATATGATAATGCAAGAGAACAATTAAGATTGGCTAAAGCTTATCAGGAAACCACAGAAGAAGGTGCAACAGAACATCAAATAGCTGCCTTAGAATCACAAATTGATAGAGCGAGTTTAGGTGTTGAGTTGGCTAATCAAATGGTTGAAAGAACCGTTGTTAGAGCACCTATAGACGGTCAAATTGTATCAGTTGAAGCAAAAGCAGGAGATTTGATTGGTACAACAGGATATGCGTTTATTATTATGAATGAAGACAATATGCAAGTCAGTGCAACGGTGCCTGAATCTTACATAAATAATATATATACAGGTCAAGATGTAGTCGTTAATGTTCCGGCAGCAAAATCAACTCACTATGATGGCGTTATAAACACAGTAGGAAAAATGCCACCAGAAGGATCTAGGGCTTACCCTATAGAAATCAGCTTGGAAAATGAAGATGAGTTACTAAGAATGGGGATGTATTCTAGTATAGAAATGATTGTAGAAAGTGCATTAGATACTTTATATGTCCCTAGAAAAGCTTTAATAATGGATAATGAAGCGTATTATGTATTTGTTGTCAATGAAGAAAATACAGTAGAGCGAGTTAAAGTCAAAACAGGTCTTTCTGAAAATGGTTATGTTGCTATAACTGAAGGACTTAATGAAGGCCAACAAGTAGTCATTGAAGGCACAAATGTTATTGAAGTAGGTGATGAAGTGAAAATCAGTACACCTAATCAAGAAAGTGCTAAAGCAAGAGATCTGGATGCAAATGAGGTAGGTGTTGTACGTTGA